Proteins from a genomic interval of Fervidobacterium gondwanense DSM 13020:
- a CDS encoding polysaccharide pyruvyl transferase family protein, which translates to MKVLLSGYYGYGNFGDELMRLSMEDFFKKYKIDYTIALSKSVSKDTISRFNIFELIGSIFDSDALVYGGGGLLQDITSSKSFLYYAATINIALIFKKPVILFGNSLGPVRKSYNRHILRSILRNKRVYLFTRDIVSFNYAKRLNSNTVLSCDPAVRFLKTVTEFPEKKFDLILIPRKAENIEKYIILKEYFQNIIVCPTQEGDLRTSLLVSKDLGAHLFDQPNDTEGVLRNILASKFIITERFHPALVGAYFGIPFISLENSKAERFFRKYTKSRKPFAKDLIGIEERILALKQEPLYLKEILDKEADESFKKLYSLLIKLKSFRS; encoded by the coding sequence TTGAAAGTTCTGCTATCTGGCTACTACGGTTATGGAAACTTCGGTGATGAATTGATGAGGCTTTCAATGGAGGATTTTTTCAAAAAGTATAAGATTGACTATACCATCGCACTTTCAAAAAGCGTTAGTAAAGATACAATTTCAAGATTTAATATATTCGAGCTCATAGGTTCTATTTTCGATTCTGATGCACTCGTTTACGGTGGCGGGGGATTGCTTCAGGACATTACGAGTTCGAAGAGTTTTCTGTATTATGCTGCAACAATCAATATAGCTTTAATCTTTAAGAAGCCTGTTATCCTATTTGGTAACAGCCTTGGACCTGTAAGAAAATCATACAACAGACATATATTGAGAAGCATACTTAGGAACAAAAGAGTTTACCTTTTCACAAGGGATATCGTTTCGTTTAACTATGCGAAACGGTTGAACTCAAATACTGTTCTTTCATGCGATCCTGCTGTTAGGTTTTTAAAGACAGTAACAGAATTTCCAGAGAAGAAATTTGACCTGATTCTCATTCCAAGAAAGGCTGAAAATATTGAAAAATACATTATCTTGAAAGAATACTTTCAAAACATAATTGTGTGTCCCACACAAGAAGGCGATCTAAGAACATCTTTACTTGTAAGCAAAGATCTCGGCGCACACTTATTTGACCAACCAAACGACACAGAAGGCGTGCTCCGCAATATACTCGCTTCTAAATTCATAATCACTGAACGCTTCCATCCTGCACTTGTAGGAGCGTATTTTGGAATACCTTTTATCTCGCTCGAGAATTCAAAAGCAGAAAGGTTTTTCAGAAAGTATACGAAAAGTAGAAAGCCGTTTGCTAAAGACTTGATAGGTATTGAGGAAAGGATACTTGCACTGAAACAAGAGCCTTTGTATTTGAAGGAGATATTAGATAAAGAAGCTGATGAATCTTTTAAGAAGCTTTACAGTCTTCTGATCAAGCTAAAATCGTTCCGCAGTTGA
- the nuoF gene encoding NADH-quinone oxidoreductase subunit NuoF — MTPITVLVSVDSNSILLGAKEFSNYLRTLIGEFGLDSIVTVLESVAVGSYNGVVFHVLPDNVYYVVKTKEDVKKIVEEHLLKGRQVWDLTVSKSELKEAEKFSIKEVRIVTRNIGLIDPRNIDEYIARDGYFALSKALQMKPEEVINEVKKSGLRGRGGAGFPTGLKWEFTAKANAEQKYIVCNADEGEPGTFKDRLIMEGDPHTVIEAMIIAGYAVGATKGYIYIRGEYYNSVENLKKAIKDAYEYGFLGENILGSGFDFDLTVRLGAGAYVCGEETALLESIEGKSGRPRLKPPYPPQSGLFGKPTVINNVETLANVPQIILNGAEWFKNIGTPNSPGTKVFCLAGDINKRGMVELPMGVTVRQVLYGFGGGIKGDKGLKMIQTGGLAGTFIGPDKLDAPLDYDSMKNYGVSLGSGVILAIDDTHCAVDIALNVMEFFRHESCGKCTPCREGTRIACDILEKMTKFQATEEDLKYLEQIAYVTADASFCGLGQSINVPLLSLINNFKNEFEAHVKDKTCSAGLCKEVKPKKATVK, encoded by the coding sequence ATGACACCAATCACCGTTCTTGTCTCTGTGGACAGCAATAGCATACTCTTAGGTGCGAAGGAATTTTCGAATTATCTCAGGACACTTATCGGGGAATTCGGTTTAGATTCAATTGTCACCGTACTTGAAAGTGTTGCCGTAGGTTCTTACAATGGTGTTGTTTTCCACGTACTTCCAGATAATGTATACTACGTTGTTAAGACCAAGGAAGATGTGAAGAAGATAGTTGAAGAACACTTGCTCAAAGGAAGGCAAGTTTGGGATTTGACAGTTAGCAAATCAGAATTAAAAGAGGCAGAAAAGTTCAGCATAAAAGAAGTTAGAATAGTCACCAGAAACATCGGACTCATAGATCCGAGGAACATAGATGAGTATATAGCACGTGATGGTTATTTCGCACTCAGCAAAGCGCTCCAGATGAAGCCAGAAGAAGTTATAAATGAAGTGAAGAAGAGCGGGTTGCGAGGAAGAGGTGGTGCTGGTTTCCCAACAGGTTTGAAATGGGAATTCACAGCCAAAGCGAATGCTGAACAAAAGTATATAGTCTGTAATGCAGACGAGGGAGAACCAGGAACGTTCAAAGATAGATTGATAATGGAGGGAGACCCGCACACCGTTATAGAGGCAATGATCATCGCGGGCTATGCAGTCGGAGCTACGAAGGGATACATATACATCCGAGGCGAATATTACAACTCTGTGGAGAATTTAAAGAAGGCAATAAAAGATGCGTATGAATACGGATTCCTCGGTGAAAATATCCTCGGCAGTGGTTTCGACTTCGACTTAACAGTAAGACTTGGAGCAGGTGCTTATGTATGTGGTGAGGAAACAGCGCTCCTTGAATCGATAGAGGGCAAGTCTGGAAGACCCAGGTTAAAACCGCCTTATCCACCTCAAAGCGGTCTATTCGGAAAACCAACAGTAATTAATAACGTTGAAACTCTGGCAAACGTTCCGCAGATTATCTTGAATGGCGCAGAGTGGTTTAAGAATATTGGCACACCAAATTCGCCTGGTACAAAGGTCTTCTGCCTTGCAGGAGATATAAATAAGCGGGGTATGGTTGAATTACCCATGGGTGTTACTGTAAGACAGGTGCTCTACGGATTTGGTGGAGGTATAAAGGGCGACAAAGGGCTCAAGATGATCCAAACAGGTGGTTTAGCCGGAACGTTTATCGGTCCTGATAAACTTGACGCACCACTCGATTACGATTCAATGAAAAACTACGGTGTTAGCCTTGGTTCTGGTGTTATCTTAGCGATAGACGATACTCACTGTGCTGTTGACATTGCGCTCAACGTTATGGAATTCTTCAGGCACGAATCATGCGGTAAGTGTACGCCATGTAGAGAAGGTACAAGAATCGCATGTGACATACTTGAAAAAATGACGAAATTCCAAGCTACGGAAGAGGATTTAAAATATCTCGAACAGATAGCGTATGTAACAGCAGATGCATCGTTCTGCGGCTTAGGTCAGAGCATTAACGTCCCACTACTATCTCTTATAAACAATTTCAAAAATGAATTCGAAGCCCACGTGAAAGACAAAACGTGTTCCGCTGGTTTGTGCAAAGAAGTAAAACCAAAGAAGGCTACTGTTAAATAG
- the nuoE gene encoding NADH-quinone oxidoreductase subunit NuoE translates to MDRSTLKALLEELKHEQLEEQDVLIYLLHKVQDHYQSHYIPPEVGDMIAEELNIPPSKVYEVLTFYTMFSTKPRGKYIIRVCTSLPCHVPGGREIVEFLKNKLGVEFGETTKDGLFTLEETGCLGLCGVSPVIMINDEYYGDLTVEKVEEILNNLKGGEAR, encoded by the coding sequence GTGGATCGCTCAACGTTGAAGGCATTATTAGAGGAATTAAAGCATGAGCAGCTTGAAGAGCAAGATGTCCTGATTTACTTACTTCACAAAGTTCAAGACCATTATCAAAGTCATTACATACCACCTGAAGTAGGAGATATGATAGCCGAAGAGCTTAACATTCCGCCATCAAAAGTGTACGAAGTTCTCACTTTTTACACGATGTTCTCTACTAAGCCCAGAGGAAAGTACATCATAAGGGTTTGCACAAGTTTGCCCTGTCATGTTCCGGGCGGGAGAGAGATTGTTGAATTTTTGAAAAACAAACTCGGTGTTGAATTTGGTGAGACGACAAAAGATGGGTTGTTCACACTTGAAGAAACCGGATGCCTTGGTCTTTGCGGTGTCTCACCGGTCATCATGATAAACGACGAATATTATGGGGATTTGACTGTAGAAAAAGTCGAAGAGATATTGAACAACCTAAAAGGTGGTGAGGCAAGATGA
- the nuoF gene encoding NADH-quinone oxidoreductase subunit NuoF has protein sequence MALKTNTILICAGGGCISAGEESVKQALERKLKEYGLDTVVSVVETGCMGACSLGPLAIVYPDGVYYQKLTPKAAEKIVEEHILKGRIVPEFLFEGQKEKLTIKEKEKEEEIPFFAKQVKIALRNVGVVDPLSIEEYIARDGYFALHKALTKMTPEEVIKEIKDSGLRGRGGAGFPTGLKWELARQQKSDIKYMICNADEGDPGAFMDRSILEGDPHSIVEAMTIAGYAIGSQRGFVYVRAEYPLAIERLQKAIETAHEYGFLGENILGTDFSFDIEIRIGAGAFVCGEETALMHSIEGKRGQPRVKPPFPVQKGLWAKPSVINNVETLALVAPIVLRGALWFKQYGTEKSPGTKVFALAGKIKNTGLVEVPMGITLRELLYDIGGGHPQGKQIKAVQTGGPSGGVIPAEYFDTPVDYESLGKLGAIMGSGGMIVLDEDDCMVDVAKFFLEFTVDESCGKCTPCREGTKVMYDLLDKITKGEGTMKDIEKLENLAQVIKDSSLCGLGQTAPNPVLSTLKYYRHEYEAHVKDGTCPAKKCKALISYVISADKCVGCTACARVCPTNAIHGEVRKVHEIDQEACVRCGSCIEVCRFGAISKVTPALVGSVK, from the coding sequence GTGGCATTGAAGACTAATACAATCCTTATCTGCGCTGGTGGTGGCTGTATATCAGCAGGTGAAGAGAGTGTAAAACAAGCGCTTGAAAGGAAATTAAAGGAATACGGACTCGATACAGTTGTTTCCGTTGTTGAGACCGGTTGTATGGGTGCGTGTAGCCTTGGACCGCTCGCAATAGTTTACCCAGATGGCGTTTACTATCAGAAGTTAACCCCAAAGGCAGCCGAGAAGATAGTTGAAGAACATATACTAAAGGGTCGTATCGTTCCAGAGTTCTTGTTTGAAGGACAGAAAGAAAAGCTCACAATTAAAGAGAAGGAAAAAGAAGAAGAAATACCATTCTTTGCAAAACAAGTCAAGATAGCTCTTAGAAACGTCGGTGTCGTTGATCCATTGAGCATCGAAGAATACATCGCAAGAGATGGTTACTTTGCGCTTCACAAAGCTCTTACAAAAATGACGCCCGAAGAAGTAATCAAAGAAATAAAGGATAGTGGTTTGAGAGGTAGAGGCGGTGCTGGATTCCCAACTGGCTTGAAATGGGAACTTGCAAGACAACAAAAATCAGACATCAAATACATGATCTGTAACGCTGACGAAGGTGACCCAGGAGCGTTCATGGACAGGTCCATTCTCGAGGGTGACCCACACTCGATAGTTGAAGCGATGACGATTGCAGGTTATGCTATCGGTTCACAACGCGGATTCGTATATGTTCGTGCTGAGTATCCTCTCGCGATCGAAAGGTTGCAAAAGGCAATTGAAACAGCTCACGAATACGGTTTCTTAGGTGAGAACATACTTGGTACTGATTTCTCGTTTGACATTGAAATCAGAATCGGTGCTGGTGCGTTTGTTTGTGGTGAGGAAACAGCATTGATGCACTCTATCGAAGGTAAGAGAGGACAGCCAAGAGTTAAACCACCATTCCCAGTCCAAAAGGGTCTCTGGGCTAAGCCAAGCGTTATTAACAATGTTGAAACTCTGGCATTGGTTGCACCAATCGTTCTAAGAGGCGCATTATGGTTCAAGCAGTACGGTACGGAGAAATCGCCAGGAACGAAAGTTTTCGCTCTCGCAGGAAAGATAAAGAATACAGGTCTTGTTGAAGTCCCGATGGGTATTACTTTACGCGAACTTCTGTACGATATCGGCGGAGGACATCCACAGGGTAAGCAAATTAAAGCCGTCCAGACAGGAGGTCCGAGTGGAGGAGTTATTCCTGCCGAATACTTCGATACACCAGTTGATTACGAATCGCTCGGTAAACTCGGAGCGATTATGGGTTCTGGTGGTATGATAGTTCTCGATGAAGATGACTGTATGGTTGATGTTGCAAAGTTCTTCCTTGAATTCACGGTAGATGAATCTTGTGGTAAGTGTACACCTTGCCGTGAAGGTACAAAAGTAATGTACGACTTACTCGATAAGATAACCAAAGGCGAAGGAACGATGAAGGATATCGAAAAACTCGAAAACTTGGCACAAGTCATCAAAGATTCTTCGCTCTGTGGACTTGGTCAGACAGCTCCGAACCCTGTTCTCTCGACACTAAAATATTATAGGCACGAATACGAAGCACACGTGAAAGATGGAACTTGTCCAGCAAAGAAATGTAAGGCACTGATCAGCTATGTAATATCTGCAGATAAATGTGTAGGCTGTACAGCGTGTGCGAGAGTATGTCCGACGAATGCAATACACGGAGAAGTAAGAAAAGTGCACGAGATTGACCAAGAAGCATGTGTAAGATGCGGAAGCTGTATAGAAGTATGTAGATTTGGAGCGATTAGCAAGGTAACACCAGCTTTAGTCGGAAGTGTAAAGTAA
- a CDS encoding (2Fe-2S) ferredoxin domain-containing protein, translating to MSKFTVHVCTVGCCRDNGGLEIFRAFSEEIERLNLQEQFTVKEAECNGICKYKPTVVIETETGEKFFYGNMDPEVAKDLVKYHIQNDIDSEKVIASHLVKKE from the coding sequence ATGAGCAAGTTTACTGTGCATGTCTGTACTGTAGGATGCTGTAGGGATAATGGGGGACTTGAAATATTCAGAGCGTTTTCTGAAGAAATTGAAAGACTAAATTTGCAAGAGCAATTTACCGTCAAAGAAGCTGAATGTAATGGAATCTGCAAATACAAACCTACAGTTGTGATTGAAACAGAAACAGGTGAGAAATTCTTTTATGGAAATATGGATCCGGAAGTTGCGAAAGATTTAGTGAAGTATCACATTCAAAACGATATCGATAGCGAGAAAGTAATTGCCTCACACTTAGTTAAAAAAGAGTGA
- a CDS encoding (2Fe-2S) ferredoxin domain-containing protein: MSKVKSLEELMKIKEQALQNIKMREAGKRGKIVVAMGTCGIAAGAKDTLKAIVEYMNELKIDDIAVVQSGCMGLCEVEPTIEVSLEGQEPIVYGNVTPENARRIVQSHILEGKVVSDLVVKRGEV, encoded by the coding sequence ATGAGTAAAGTAAAAAGCTTAGAGGAATTAATGAAGATTAAAGAGCAGGCTCTGCAAAACATAAAGATGAGAGAAGCAGGAAAAAGAGGAAAAATAGTCGTCGCAATGGGTACATGTGGAATCGCAGCTGGTGCAAAGGATACTCTCAAAGCGATCGTTGAATACATGAACGAGCTTAAGATTGATGACATAGCAGTTGTTCAGTCTGGCTGTATGGGACTTTGTGAAGTTGAACCAACGATAGAAGTCTCTCTCGAAGGTCAAGAACCAATAGTTTATGGTAACGTAACACCAGAGAATGCAAGAAGAATCGTTCAGTCGCATATTCTTGAAGGAAAAGTTGTCTCAGATTTGGTTGTAAAAAGAGGAGAAGTTTAA
- a CDS encoding complex I 24 kDa subunit family protein, producing MAVCEHHKELYEELDAYIEEVKDRPGILIGVLHKAQELFGWLPQEVQEHIAEKLNLPVSEVYGVVTFYNFFATKPKGKNQIKVCLGTACYVKGGDRVMERFLEELGVKAEEVTEDGLFSVHAVRCLGACSMAPVVLVGEKDFYGKVTPDMVSKIIAAYRRGGSQ from the coding sequence GTGGCCGTATGTGAACACCACAAGGAACTTTACGAGGAGCTTGATGCTTATATTGAAGAGGTGAAGGACAGACCTGGTATACTTATAGGAGTCTTACATAAGGCTCAAGAACTCTTTGGTTGGTTACCGCAAGAGGTTCAGGAACATATCGCTGAAAAGCTCAACCTCCCAGTTTCAGAAGTTTATGGAGTAGTTACGTTCTACAACTTCTTTGCGACTAAGCCAAAGGGAAAGAATCAAATTAAAGTGTGTCTCGGTACCGCTTGTTATGTCAAAGGCGGAGACAGGGTTATGGAAAGATTTTTGGAAGAACTCGGTGTAAAAGCTGAGGAAGTAACCGAGGATGGGCTTTTCTCTGTACATGCAGTAAGATGCCTTGGAGCATGCAGTATGGCTCCTGTTGTTCTTGTTGGCGAAAAGGATTTCTATGGTAAAGTAACGCCAGATATGGTTAGCAAAATCATAGCTGCTTACAGGAGGGGTGGGTCGCAATGA
- a CDS encoding DMT family transporter, with product MEKKYAKAVAYIYLTITLLAFSSIEVISKPLMGKVDPFFMTSFRFLIGGLFMMLFVKKDIEYKDLFPLTMIGALNSIISMTSLQLAVKYSNASTAATLVASNPIFVSFFAVILLNEKYNWKKYLGIVLGFVGIVIFSAGKISGDSWIGIFYGILAALTFGLYTVLMRRYTKKYGPLTVTAYSSLCSSLIYILILVVLRKFTIPTAINFSGWSIIVYLGLIVTGVAYVTYFKAMEVVGATQASRIFFLKPVVATLFAVLSLGETISIVKIIGIATVLFSLTL from the coding sequence ATGGAGAAGAAGTACGCCAAAGCTGTTGCATACATATATTTAACAATAACCCTATTAGCCTTTTCAAGCATAGAAGTCATCTCAAAACCGCTTATGGGTAAAGTTGATCCATTTTTTATGACATCTTTTAGATTTCTGATAGGCGGACTCTTCATGATGTTATTTGTGAAGAAAGATATAGAGTACAAAGATTTGTTTCCTCTGACGATGATTGGTGCTCTAAACAGTATCATTTCAATGACTTCACTACAACTTGCTGTAAAATATTCAAATGCCTCAACTGCCGCAACGCTTGTGGCAAGCAATCCGATCTTTGTTTCATTTTTCGCAGTCATCTTGCTCAACGAGAAATACAATTGGAAGAAATACTTAGGAATAGTTTTGGGATTCGTTGGAATTGTGATATTCAGCGCAGGAAAGATAAGTGGCGATTCCTGGATTGGCATATTTTATGGAATCTTAGCTGCATTAACTTTCGGACTCTACACTGTTCTAATGAGACGATACACAAAAAAGTACGGACCTTTGACAGTGACGGCGTACTCGTCACTATGCTCGAGCCTGATTTATATATTAATCCTCGTAGTGCTTAGAAAATTCACAATCCCGACAGCAATAAATTTTAGCGGATGGAGTATAATAGTTTATCTTGGATTGATAGTCACTGGTGTGGCTTATGTGACATACTTTAAAGCCATGGAAGTTGTTGGGGCTACACAGGCAAGTAGAATATTTTTCCTAAAACCTGTTGTTGCAACGCTATTTGCTGTTCTTTCACTTGGGGAGACTATAAGCATTGTAAAGATAATAGGAATTGCAACTGTTTTATTCTCATTAACTTTGTGA
- a CDS encoding cupin domain-containing protein yields the protein MKVRVWKPTEEEVLKAKKWPTWEKEESVFDWYYDEPEQFYVIEGEVEVTLDDGTRVSFGAGDMVRFDSGVSCTWNVKKYIRKHYNFG from the coding sequence ATGAAGGTAAGAGTGTGGAAGCCAACGGAGGAAGAGGTATTGAAGGCCAAAAAATGGCCCACATGGGAAAAAGAAGAAAGCGTTTTTGATTGGTACTACGATGAACCGGAGCAATTTTACGTGATTGAAGGCGAAGTTGAAGTCACATTGGATGACGGTACAAGAGTATCTTTCGGAGCGGGGGACATGGTGCGATTTGATTCGGGCGTATCTTGTACTTGGAACGTGAAAAAGTATATACGCAAACACTACAACTTTGGATGA
- a CDS encoding ABC transporter permease subunit: MFKDSLIIMKKELKNFFKDRRSALTQFLLPFVFYALIFGIIGYVSKIERERTEKASYVVIVETSTREEIKDALSAVESIGNVEFRFGKINEKYIFENDEAIGLIANYDQGIYKFTVLYNPKRQKSSYIASQVRNALYSFNQKLVNEELLNKGIDITKLNFVNLEEKHVGLSAEDKAEEGKEKAEIIMMMSGLIPYFLVIFLFSGAMGLGFDITAGEKERGSLSILLVNQVSRTSIALGKVMYLMIVSGLSAIFNLIGLIIGINVQVAFLSSEGVNTFTSALAEIGLSGYLYMLFAILSLALLSSAIIVLIGSFARSQKEAGTFVSPIYIIVLLVGISTMNSEGSKGVINYLYPILNVIYTIKDIFLETFKIQNFVVMIITNTVLLFVLIYAITKIFNSEKVLEVSVE, encoded by the coding sequence ATGTTTAAAGACTCGCTTATCATAATGAAAAAAGAATTGAAGAACTTCTTTAAGGACAGGAGAAGTGCTCTCACGCAGTTTTTACTGCCATTTGTATTTTACGCGTTAATATTTGGCATCATTGGATACGTTTCAAAAATTGAACGAGAACGTACAGAAAAAGCCTCATATGTTGTTATTGTTGAAACTTCGACAAGGGAAGAAATTAAAGATGCGCTAAGTGCGGTAGAGAGCATAGGTAATGTCGAATTCAGATTTGGAAAAATCAATGAAAAATATATATTCGAAAATGACGAAGCTATAGGGTTAATAGCTAATTATGATCAAGGTATTTACAAGTTCACAGTGCTTTACAATCCAAAGAGGCAAAAGAGCTCCTACATCGCCAGTCAAGTTAGAAACGCACTATATAGTTTTAATCAGAAATTAGTAAATGAAGAGCTTTTGAATAAAGGGATCGATATTACAAAATTGAATTTTGTCAATTTAGAAGAAAAGCACGTCGGACTGAGCGCCGAAGATAAGGCTGAAGAAGGGAAAGAGAAAGCCGAAATTATCATGATGATGTCAGGATTAATACCGTACTTTCTTGTTATTTTCCTGTTTTCAGGTGCTATGGGACTTGGATTTGATATAACAGCTGGCGAAAAAGAGAGAGGGTCTCTTTCGATATTGTTAGTGAATCAAGTTTCTCGCACATCGATAGCCTTGGGAAAAGTGATGTACCTGATGATCGTTTCCGGTTTGTCGGCTATATTCAATTTGATAGGTCTGATCATTGGAATCAACGTGCAGGTAGCGTTTTTAAGTAGCGAAGGAGTTAACACATTCACATCTGCGCTTGCTGAAATTGGTCTGAGTGGTTACCTATACATGCTGTTTGCTATATTATCTTTGGCGCTGCTATCTTCTGCGATAATTGTCTTAATTGGAAGCTTTGCGAGAAGTCAGAAAGAAGCAGGCACTTTTGTTTCGCCTATTTACATAATTGTCCTCTTGGTTGGAATATCGACGATGAACTCTGAAGGTAGCAAGGGAGTCATAAATTATCTTTACCCCATACTTAACGTCATATATACGATAAAAGATATATTCTTGGAAACATTTAAAATACAGAATTTTGTAGTCATGATAATAACAAATACGGTTCTGTTATTCGTTTTGATATACGCTATAACGAAGATATTCAATTCCGAGAAAGTGTTGGAAGTTTCGGTAGAGTAA
- a CDS encoding ABC transporter ATP-binding protein, whose protein sequence is MLEVINISKSFKTKKKGVIEAVKNVSFECHEGEIFGLLGPNGAGKTTTLRIISTLMKQDSGEVFVKGISTLKEPERVRGIIGFLTSDMKVAGNLTGRELLTFFGRLNKMPDEKIKDRINILSEMLALEDFIDRPPNKLSSGMKQKLSIAISLIHDPQVIIFDEPTNGLDVFAAKVVTDFLKEMKNKGKTIIISTHIMSVAEKLCDKVGLIFNGQLVENGSTDEILKKNESEDLEEVFFKYANSLGVTRNV, encoded by the coding sequence ATGCTAGAAGTTATCAATATCAGCAAGTCTTTTAAAACCAAAAAGAAGGGCGTAATCGAGGCTGTTAAAAACGTCTCTTTCGAATGCCACGAAGGCGAGATATTTGGATTGCTTGGACCTAATGGTGCAGGCAAAACGACAACTTTACGTATAATATCGACATTGATGAAGCAGGATAGCGGGGAAGTCTTTGTAAAAGGCATTAGTACTTTGAAGGAACCAGAAAGAGTACGAGGAATTATAGGCTTTTTGACGAGCGATATGAAAGTTGCCGGTAATCTCACAGGCAGAGAGCTCTTAACATTTTTTGGACGGCTGAACAAGATGCCTGATGAGAAAATAAAAGATAGAATTAATATACTCTCAGAGATGTTGGCTTTAGAAGATTTTATAGATAGACCTCCTAACAAGCTTTCGAGTGGAATGAAGCAAAAACTTTCAATTGCTATTAGTCTAATACACGACCCGCAAGTAATAATATTTGATGAGCCTACCAATGGTTTAGACGTATTTGCCGCAAAGGTGGTCACAGACTTTTTGAAAGAAATGAAAAACAAGGGAAAAACCATAATCATATCAACACACATTATGTCCGTTGCGGAGAAGCTGTGCGATAAAGTGGGACTAATTTTTAACGGGCAACTCGTGGAAAATGGAAGCACAGATGAGATTCTGAAGAAAAATGAGAGTGAAGATTTGGAGGAAGTCTTTTTCAAATACGCTAACTCATTAGGGGTGACGAGAAATGTTTAA
- a CDS encoding pyroglutamyl-peptidase I: MLKILLTGFEAFGGEKINPSGKIVKELSRTRFEGINLICKILPVSYEKSIAMLQDYYSKEQFDVALHVGQAGGSTAITIERLAVNILDSNQPDNENVIKSDCQIIENGTDAYMTDLKVKEIVSLLKKNKIPTQLSYTAGQYICNEVYYYSLHNSRVYQNPKHALFVHIPFLPEQVSEKETKPVASMDLRLGRKAIKLIIENIEKFI; the protein is encoded by the coding sequence ATGCTCAAGATTTTGCTTACTGGTTTTGAGGCATTCGGTGGGGAAAAAATAAATCCGAGTGGAAAAATTGTTAAGGAGCTGTCAAGGACAAGATTCGAAGGGATCAATTTAATATGCAAAATTCTTCCAGTAAGTTATGAAAAAAGCATTGCTATGCTACAAGATTATTATTCGAAAGAACAATTTGACGTGGCTCTACACGTAGGGCAGGCTGGCGGAAGTACTGCTATCACAATTGAAAGGCTGGCAGTAAACATACTGGATTCGAACCAGCCAGACAACGAAAATGTCATAAAATCTGACTGCCAAATAATCGAGAACGGTACGGATGCTTATATGACCGATTTAAAAGTTAAAGAGATTGTCTCTTTGCTTAAGAAAAATAAAATCCCTACACAACTGTCGTATACAGCTGGTCAGTACATCTGTAATGAGGTCTATTATTACTCTTTACATAATTCAAGAGTTTATCAAAACCCGAAACATGCCCTTTTTGTTCATATACCATTTCTACCAGAGCAGGTTAGCGAAAAGGAAACAAAACCTGTCGCATCGATGGACCTTCGCTTGGGAAGAAAGGCTATAAAACTGATTATAGAAAACATAGAAAAGTTTATTTGA